The Halichoerus grypus chromosome 15, mHalGry1.hap1.1, whole genome shotgun sequence genome includes a window with the following:
- the LOC118535567 gene encoding uncharacterized protein LOC118535567 isoform X3 — protein sequence MAAAAPGDPAQGSVTFEDVALYFSWEEWDLLDEAQRCLYHDVMLENFALTSSLGCWHGAEDEDAPSEESISIGVSQIGTLKAVSSSQKAQPFELHGPILRNILYLAEHQETYLGEEPYTCRKQFCLTANLQQYQGQHTREIPFRSYVDRASFIKNCTVQVSGKPFTCEETRKDFLASVGFLQQQVTHTGKKLNNECEAVFHSGRSHHNCGECKKAFSYTDTLAQDQRVVTREGIYECGKCGKACTRRCNLIQHQKVHTGERPYECSECGKFFTYYSSFIIHRRVHTGERPYECNECGKSFSQSYSLNSHRKVHTGEKPYECRECGKSFSQRSNLIQHQRVHTGERPYECSECGKSFSQNFSLIYHRRVHTGERPHQCSECGKSFSRSSSLIHHRRLHTGERPYECSKCGKSFKQSSSFSSHRKVHTGERPYECGECGKSFSHSSNLKNHWRVHTGERPIECSECGKSFSCKSNLVKHLRVHTGERPYECGECGKSFSQSSSLIQHRRVHTGKRPTECRECGKSFSSKSDLIQHQRLHTRERP from the exons ATGGCGGCGGCCGCGCCCGGGGACCCGGCTCAG GGAAGTGTGACTTTTGAGGACGTGGCCCTCTATTTCTCCTGGGAGGAATGGGATCTCCtagatgaggctcagagatgccTGTACCAtgatgtgatgctggagaactttGCACTCACATCCTCACTAG GTTGTTGGCATGGAGCGGAGGATGAGGATGCACCTTCTGAAGAGAGCATTTCTATAGGAGTGTCACAGATTGGGACTCTCAAGGCAGTTTCATCTTCCCAGAAGGCCCAGCCCTTTGAACTGCATGGCCcaattttgagaaacattttgTACTTGGCTGAGCACCAGGAAACATATCTTGGGGAAGAACCATATACATGTAGGAAACAATTCTGTTTAACTGCCAATCTTCAACAGTACCAGGGGCAGCACACTAGAGAGATACCCTTCAGAAGTTATGTGGACAGAGCCTCCTTTATAAAGAACTGTACAGTCCAGGTGTCAGGGAAGCCCTTTACCTGTGAGGAGACACGGAAGGACTTCTTAGCCAGCGTGGGATTTCTCCAACAACAGGTCACTCACACTGGGAAGAAGCTGAACAATGAGTGTGAGGCTGTCTTTCACAGTGGTAGAAGTCATCACAACTGTGGAGAATGCAAGAAAGCCTTCAGCTACACAGACACACTTGCTCAGGACCAGAGAGTTGTCACTAGAGAAGGAATTTATGAGTGTGGCAAATGTGGAAAAGCCTGTACCCGAAGATGTAACCTCATTCAACACCAGAAAGTCCATACTGGAGAAAGACCTTACgaatgcagtgaatgtggaaaaTTCTTCACCTATTATTCCAGTTTCATTATACATCggagagttcacactggagaaaggcccTATGAGtgcaatgaatgtgggaaatcctttaGCCAAAGCTACAGCCTCAATAGCCATAGGAaagttcacactggagagaagccttaTGAGTGCAGGGAATGTGGAAAATCTTTCAGCCAAAGGTCCAACCTCATTCAACAtcagagagttcacactggagaaaggccttatgagtgcagtgaatgtgggaagtcCTTTAGCCAAAACTTCAGTCTCATTTACCACAGGAGAGTTCACACAGGAGAAAGGCCTCAtcagtgcagtgaatgtgggaaatccttcAGCCGAAGCTCCAGCCTCATTCACCACAGGAGacttcacactggagaaaggccttatgagtgcagTAAATGTGGGAAGTCCTTTAAGCAAAGCTCCAGCTTCAGTTCACATCGGAAAGTCCACAcaggagaaaggccttatgagtgtGGGGAATGTGGAAAATCCTTTAGCCATAGCTCCAACCTCAAGAACCACTggagagttcacactggagaaaggcctaTTGAGTGCAGTGAGTGTGGAAAGTCCTTTAGCTGCAAATCTAACCTCGTTAAACACCtgagagttcacactggagaaaggccttatgagtgtGGGGAATGTGGAAAATCCTTTAGCCAAAGCTCCAGCCTCATTCAACACCGGAGAGTTCACACTGGAAAGAGGCCTACTGAGTGCAGAgaatgtgggaaatcctttaGCTCCAAATCTGACCTCATTCAACACCAGAGACTTCATACTAGAGAAAGGCCTTAG
- the LOC118535567 gene encoding uncharacterized protein LOC118535567 isoform X1, whose protein sequence is MAAAAPGDPAQVSMVAEVLLEPTQGSVTFEDVALYFSWEEWDLLDEAQRCLYHDVMLENFALTSSLGCWHGAEDEDAPSEESISIGVSQIGTLKAVSSSQKAQPFELHGPILRNILYLAEHQETYLGEEPYTCRKQFCLTANLQQYQGQHTREIPFRSYVDRASFIKNCTVQVSGKPFTCEETRKDFLASVGFLQQQVTHTGKKLNNECEAVFHSGRSHHNCGECKKAFSYTDTLAQDQRVVTREGIYECGKCGKACTRRCNLIQHQKVHTGERPYECSECGKFFTYYSSFIIHRRVHTGERPYECNECGKSFSQSYSLNSHRKVHTGEKPYECRECGKSFSQRSNLIQHQRVHTGERPYECSECGKSFSQNFSLIYHRRVHTGERPHQCSECGKSFSRSSSLIHHRRLHTGERPYECSKCGKSFKQSSSFSSHRKVHTGERPYECGECGKSFSHSSNLKNHWRVHTGERPIECSECGKSFSCKSNLVKHLRVHTGERPYECGECGKSFSQSSSLIQHRRVHTGKRPTECRECGKSFSSKSDLIQHQRLHTRERP, encoded by the exons ATGGCGGCGGCCGCGCCCGGGGACCCGGCTCAG GTTTCCATGGTTGCAGAAGTGCTTTTGGAACCCACACAG GGAAGTGTGACTTTTGAGGACGTGGCCCTCTATTTCTCCTGGGAGGAATGGGATCTCCtagatgaggctcagagatgccTGTACCAtgatgtgatgctggagaactttGCACTCACATCCTCACTAG GTTGTTGGCATGGAGCGGAGGATGAGGATGCACCTTCTGAAGAGAGCATTTCTATAGGAGTGTCACAGATTGGGACTCTCAAGGCAGTTTCATCTTCCCAGAAGGCCCAGCCCTTTGAACTGCATGGCCcaattttgagaaacattttgTACTTGGCTGAGCACCAGGAAACATATCTTGGGGAAGAACCATATACATGTAGGAAACAATTCTGTTTAACTGCCAATCTTCAACAGTACCAGGGGCAGCACACTAGAGAGATACCCTTCAGAAGTTATGTGGACAGAGCCTCCTTTATAAAGAACTGTACAGTCCAGGTGTCAGGGAAGCCCTTTACCTGTGAGGAGACACGGAAGGACTTCTTAGCCAGCGTGGGATTTCTCCAACAACAGGTCACTCACACTGGGAAGAAGCTGAACAATGAGTGTGAGGCTGTCTTTCACAGTGGTAGAAGTCATCACAACTGTGGAGAATGCAAGAAAGCCTTCAGCTACACAGACACACTTGCTCAGGACCAGAGAGTTGTCACTAGAGAAGGAATTTATGAGTGTGGCAAATGTGGAAAAGCCTGTACCCGAAGATGTAACCTCATTCAACACCAGAAAGTCCATACTGGAGAAAGACCTTACgaatgcagtgaatgtggaaaaTTCTTCACCTATTATTCCAGTTTCATTATACATCggagagttcacactggagaaaggcccTATGAGtgcaatgaatgtgggaaatcctttaGCCAAAGCTACAGCCTCAATAGCCATAGGAaagttcacactggagagaagccttaTGAGTGCAGGGAATGTGGAAAATCTTTCAGCCAAAGGTCCAACCTCATTCAACAtcagagagttcacactggagaaaggccttatgagtgcagtgaatgtgggaagtcCTTTAGCCAAAACTTCAGTCTCATTTACCACAGGAGAGTTCACACAGGAGAAAGGCCTCAtcagtgcagtgaatgtgggaaatccttcAGCCGAAGCTCCAGCCTCATTCACCACAGGAGacttcacactggagaaaggccttatgagtgcagTAAATGTGGGAAGTCCTTTAAGCAAAGCTCCAGCTTCAGTTCACATCGGAAAGTCCACAcaggagaaaggccttatgagtgtGGGGAATGTGGAAAATCCTTTAGCCATAGCTCCAACCTCAAGAACCACTggagagttcacactggagaaaggcctaTTGAGTGCAGTGAGTGTGGAAAGTCCTTTAGCTGCAAATCTAACCTCGTTAAACACCtgagagttcacactggagaaaggccttatgagtgtGGGGAATGTGGAAAATCCTTTAGCCAAAGCTCCAGCCTCATTCAACACCGGAGAGTTCACACTGGAAAGAGGCCTACTGAGTGCAGAgaatgtgggaaatcctttaGCTCCAAATCTGACCTCATTCAACACCAGAGACTTCATACTAGAGAAAGGCCTTAG
- the LOC118535576 gene encoding uncharacterized protein LOC118535576 isoform X1, with protein MAGGTWTGPGCWCAGRNEEDEEAPSEQSISVEVSHDSISKARSSTQMAHPCDICGPILKDILHLGEHQEARQGLKPYTCGACGRQFWFSANFLQHQKQYNVEKPLRRDKGKTSFVKNCRVYEEPHLSEKPFPCEEEQNFQASLGSHQQKATHSKKKTRSTESGEASHSGHMHYRCSECGKAFNRKDTLVQHQRIHTGERPYECSECGKAFSRKATLIQHQRIHTGERPYECKECGKAFSRKDNLTQHKRIHTGEMPYKCSECGKYFSHHSNLIVHQRVHNGARPYKCNNCGKVFRHKSTLVQHESIHTGENPYVCSDCGKSFGHKYTLIKHQRIHTEARPFECVECGKFFSRSSDFIAHQRVHTGERPFVCSKCGKDFIRTSHLVRHQKVHTGERPYECNECGKAYSLSSHLIRHQKVHTAGRL; from the exons ATGGCAGGAGGGACGTGGACAGGCCCTG GTTGTTGGTGTGCAGGCAGAAATGAAGAGGATGAAGAGGCACCTTCTGAGCAGAGCATTTCTGTAGAAGTGTCACATGATAGTATTTCCAAGGCACGTTCATCAACCCAGATGGCTCACCCTTGTGACATATGTGGCCCCATCTTGAAAGATATCTTGCACCTGGGTGAACACCAGGAAGCACGCCAAGGACTGAAACCTTACACATGTGGGGCATGTGGGAGACAATTCTGGTTCAGTGCAAACTTTCTTCAGCACCAAAAGCAGTACAATGTAGAGAAACCCTTAAGAAGAGACAAAGGCAAGACCTCGTTTGTGAAGAACTGTAGAGTTTATGAAGAACCTCACCTGTCAGAAAAGCCTTTTCCATGTGAGGAGGAGCAGAACTTCCAGGCCAGTTTGGGCAGTCACCAGCAAAAGGCCACCCATAGCAAGAAGAAGACAAGGAGTACCGAGAGTGGGGAGGCCTCTCACAGTGGACATATGCATTACAGGTGCAgcgaatgtgggaaggccttcaacCGCAAAGACACACTCGTCCAGCACCAGAGAATCCATAcaggagaaaggccttatgagtgcagtgaatgtgggaaagccttcagccgCAAAGCCACCCTTATCCAGCACCAGAGAATCCATACCGGAGAAAGGCCTTACGAGTGCAAAGAATGTGGGAAAGCGTTTAGCCGCAAAGACAACCTTACTCAGCACAAAagaattcacactggagaaatGCCTTACAAGTGTAGTGAATGTGGAAAATACTTTAGCCATCACTCCAACCTAATTGTACACCAGAGAGTTCACAATGGAGCGAGGCCTTATAAGTGCAACAATTGTGGGAAAGTCTTCAGACACAAATCCACACTTGTTCAACATGAGAGTATCCATACTGGGGAAAATCCATATGTTTGCAGTGATTGTGGGAAATCCTTTGGCCACAAATACACCCTCATTAAacaccagagaattcacactgAGGCAAGGCCTTTTGAGTGCGTCGAATGTGGGAAATTCTTTAGTCGAAGCTCCGACTTTATTGCACACCAGAGAGTTCACACGGGGGAAAGGCCATTTGTGTGCAGCAAATGTGGGAAAGATTTCATCAGAACATCCCACCTTGTTAGGCACCAAaaagttcacactggagaaaggccatATGAGTGCaatgaatgtgggaaggcctATAGTTTAAGCTCCCACCTCATTCGGCACCAGAAAGTTCACACTGCAGGAAGGCTTTAG
- the LOC118535576 gene encoding uncharacterized protein LOC118535576 isoform X2 → MAHPCDICGPILKDILHLGEHQEARQGLKPYTCGACGRQFWFSANFLQHQKQYNVEKPLRRDKGKTSFVKNCRVYEEPHLSEKPFPCEEEQNFQASLGSHQQKATHSKKKTRSTESGEASHSGHMHYRCSECGKAFNRKDTLVQHQRIHTGERPYECSECGKAFSRKATLIQHQRIHTGERPYECKECGKAFSRKDNLTQHKRIHTGEMPYKCSECGKYFSHHSNLIVHQRVHNGARPYKCNNCGKVFRHKSTLVQHESIHTGENPYVCSDCGKSFGHKYTLIKHQRIHTEARPFECVECGKFFSRSSDFIAHQRVHTGERPFVCSKCGKDFIRTSHLVRHQKVHTGERPYECNECGKAYSLSSHLIRHQKVHTAGRL, encoded by the coding sequence ATGGCTCACCCTTGTGACATATGTGGCCCCATCTTGAAAGATATCTTGCACCTGGGTGAACACCAGGAAGCACGCCAAGGACTGAAACCTTACACATGTGGGGCATGTGGGAGACAATTCTGGTTCAGTGCAAACTTTCTTCAGCACCAAAAGCAGTACAATGTAGAGAAACCCTTAAGAAGAGACAAAGGCAAGACCTCGTTTGTGAAGAACTGTAGAGTTTATGAAGAACCTCACCTGTCAGAAAAGCCTTTTCCATGTGAGGAGGAGCAGAACTTCCAGGCCAGTTTGGGCAGTCACCAGCAAAAGGCCACCCATAGCAAGAAGAAGACAAGGAGTACCGAGAGTGGGGAGGCCTCTCACAGTGGACATATGCATTACAGGTGCAgcgaatgtgggaaggccttcaacCGCAAAGACACACTCGTCCAGCACCAGAGAATCCATAcaggagaaaggccttatgagtgcagtgaatgtgggaaagccttcagccgCAAAGCCACCCTTATCCAGCACCAGAGAATCCATACCGGAGAAAGGCCTTACGAGTGCAAAGAATGTGGGAAAGCGTTTAGCCGCAAAGACAACCTTACTCAGCACAAAagaattcacactggagaaatGCCTTACAAGTGTAGTGAATGTGGAAAATACTTTAGCCATCACTCCAACCTAATTGTACACCAGAGAGTTCACAATGGAGCGAGGCCTTATAAGTGCAACAATTGTGGGAAAGTCTTCAGACACAAATCCACACTTGTTCAACATGAGAGTATCCATACTGGGGAAAATCCATATGTTTGCAGTGATTGTGGGAAATCCTTTGGCCACAAATACACCCTCATTAAacaccagagaattcacactgAGGCAAGGCCTTTTGAGTGCGTCGAATGTGGGAAATTCTTTAGTCGAAGCTCCGACTTTATTGCACACCAGAGAGTTCACACGGGGGAAAGGCCATTTGTGTGCAGCAAATGTGGGAAAGATTTCATCAGAACATCCCACCTTGTTAGGCACCAAaaagttcacactggagaaaggccatATGAGTGCaatgaatgtgggaaggcctATAGTTTAAGCTCCCACCTCATTCGGCACCAGAAAGTTCACACTGCAGGAAGGCTTTAG
- the LOC118535567 gene encoding uncharacterized protein LOC118535567 isoform X2, which yields MAAAARRAPAQVSMVAEVLLEPTQGSVTFEDVALYFSWEEWDLLDEAQRCLYHDVMLENFALTSSLGCWHGAEDEDAPSEESISIGVSQIGTLKAVSSSQKAQPFELHGPILRNILYLAEHQETYLGEEPYTCRKQFCLTANLQQYQGQHTREIPFRSYVDRASFIKNCTVQVSGKPFTCEETRKDFLASVGFLQQQVTHTGKKLNNECEAVFHSGRSHHNCGECKKAFSYTDTLAQDQRVVTREGIYECGKCGKACTRRCNLIQHQKVHTGERPYECSECGKFFTYYSSFIIHRRVHTGERPYECNECGKSFSQSYSLNSHRKVHTGEKPYECRECGKSFSQRSNLIQHQRVHTGERPYECSECGKSFSQNFSLIYHRRVHTGERPHQCSECGKSFSRSSSLIHHRRLHTGERPYECSKCGKSFKQSSSFSSHRKVHTGERPYECGECGKSFSHSSNLKNHWRVHTGERPIECSECGKSFSCKSNLVKHLRVHTGERPYECGECGKSFSQSSSLIQHRRVHTGKRPTECRECGKSFSSKSDLIQHQRLHTRERP from the exons GTTTCCATGGTTGCAGAAGTGCTTTTGGAACCCACACAG GGAAGTGTGACTTTTGAGGACGTGGCCCTCTATTTCTCCTGGGAGGAATGGGATCTCCtagatgaggctcagagatgccTGTACCAtgatgtgatgctggagaactttGCACTCACATCCTCACTAG GTTGTTGGCATGGAGCGGAGGATGAGGATGCACCTTCTGAAGAGAGCATTTCTATAGGAGTGTCACAGATTGGGACTCTCAAGGCAGTTTCATCTTCCCAGAAGGCCCAGCCCTTTGAACTGCATGGCCcaattttgagaaacattttgTACTTGGCTGAGCACCAGGAAACATATCTTGGGGAAGAACCATATACATGTAGGAAACAATTCTGTTTAACTGCCAATCTTCAACAGTACCAGGGGCAGCACACTAGAGAGATACCCTTCAGAAGTTATGTGGACAGAGCCTCCTTTATAAAGAACTGTACAGTCCAGGTGTCAGGGAAGCCCTTTACCTGTGAGGAGACACGGAAGGACTTCTTAGCCAGCGTGGGATTTCTCCAACAACAGGTCACTCACACTGGGAAGAAGCTGAACAATGAGTGTGAGGCTGTCTTTCACAGTGGTAGAAGTCATCACAACTGTGGAGAATGCAAGAAAGCCTTCAGCTACACAGACACACTTGCTCAGGACCAGAGAGTTGTCACTAGAGAAGGAATTTATGAGTGTGGCAAATGTGGAAAAGCCTGTACCCGAAGATGTAACCTCATTCAACACCAGAAAGTCCATACTGGAGAAAGACCTTACgaatgcagtgaatgtggaaaaTTCTTCACCTATTATTCCAGTTTCATTATACATCggagagttcacactggagaaaggcccTATGAGtgcaatgaatgtgggaaatcctttaGCCAAAGCTACAGCCTCAATAGCCATAGGAaagttcacactggagagaagccttaTGAGTGCAGGGAATGTGGAAAATCTTTCAGCCAAAGGTCCAACCTCATTCAACAtcagagagttcacactggagaaaggccttatgagtgcagtgaatgtgggaagtcCTTTAGCCAAAACTTCAGTCTCATTTACCACAGGAGAGTTCACACAGGAGAAAGGCCTCAtcagtgcagtgaatgtgggaaatccttcAGCCGAAGCTCCAGCCTCATTCACCACAGGAGacttcacactggagaaaggccttatgagtgcagTAAATGTGGGAAGTCCTTTAAGCAAAGCTCCAGCTTCAGTTCACATCGGAAAGTCCACAcaggagaaaggccttatgagtgtGGGGAATGTGGAAAATCCTTTAGCCATAGCTCCAACCTCAAGAACCACTggagagttcacactggagaaaggcctaTTGAGTGCAGTGAGTGTGGAAAGTCCTTTAGCTGCAAATCTAACCTCGTTAAACACCtgagagttcacactggagaaaggccttatgagtgtGGGGAATGTGGAAAATCCTTTAGCCAAAGCTCCAGCCTCATTCAACACCGGAGAGTTCACACTGGAAAGAGGCCTACTGAGTGCAGAgaatgtgggaaatcctttaGCTCCAAATCTGACCTCATTCAACACCAGAGACTTCATACTAGAGAAAGGCCTTAG